Proteins encoded in a region of the Candidatus Aegiribacteria sp. genome:
- a CDS encoding carbon-nitrogen family hydrolase, which yields MILRLVELGIEGSPAEDIHRFSEAAVTPPLPDAAALPELFTTGYALDSIPSFALSEVDLKSIPLAAAAKDNGIWIIGGTFPVKTEAGVVNRMVVYSPEGTIAYQTEKVHLFKQMGEDKAFIPGKCGGTFPFMGTTAAGMVCYDLRFPELGRRLVLDGAEILFVPAQWPSGRLGLFRSLLRARAAEAQIFTVGCNLGGEHLGVLFGGGGGVVHPGGKMIKARSVTEGVSDFEIDLSDVKDMRSRINCLEDRRPEEYGTWNSQGGYL from the coding sequence ATGATCCTTAGACTTGTTGAGCTTGGCATAGAAGGTTCTCCGGCTGAAGACATACACAGATTCTCTGAAGCTGCTGTTACACCACCACTCCCTGACGCAGCTGCACTGCCTGAATTGTTTACAACAGGCTACGCTCTTGACAGCATTCCATCCTTTGCCCTTTCAGAAGTAGATTTAAAAAGTATTCCACTCGCTGCAGCTGCGAAGGACAACGGTATCTGGATTATAGGTGGAACCTTTCCAGTGAAGACCGAAGCTGGAGTAGTGAATAGAATGGTTGTATACTCACCTGAGGGAACGATTGCGTATCAGACGGAAAAAGTCCATCTGTTCAAGCAGATGGGGGAAGATAAGGCATTTATCCCGGGCAAATGCGGTGGAACATTCCCCTTTATGGGAACAACAGCTGCCGGGATGGTCTGTTACGACTTGAGATTCCCCGAACTCGGCAGAAGGCTTGTTCTGGATGGTGCTGAGATACTGTTCGTTCCGGCTCAGTGGCCAAGCGGCAGGCTGGGTCTGTTCAGATCACTGCTCAGGGCCAGAGCGGCTGAAGCCCAGATATTCACTGTTGGATGCAATCTGGGCGGTGAACATCTTGGGGTCCTGTTCGGAGGCGGGGGCGGAGTAGTCCACCCAGGCGGAAAAATGATCAAAGCTCGCAGTGTAACTGAAGGTGTCAGTGATTTCGAGATAGATCTATCGGACGTGAAGGATATGCGAAGTCGCATTAACTGTCTTGAAGACCGCAGGCCTGAAGAATACGGTACATGGAACAGCCAGGGAGGGTATTTATGA
- a CDS encoding DUF296 domain-containing protein gives MKVLYRNNKRTVIRFDIGEKFPETLADWCEKERVESAAIVAGIGMLENIEIGRYNGKEYVKQIVLPSSEILSLQGNVSMKEGKPFVHLHVSLAEEDMSVKGGHLFNGTVSMTIELVMLEFDNEFVRVPAGGTFWKLDIPR, from the coding sequence ATGAAAGTACTCTACAGGAATAATAAAAGAACTGTTATTAGATTTGATATAGGCGAGAAATTTCCCGAAACACTCGCAGATTGGTGCGAAAAGGAGAGAGTGGAATCGGCCGCTATTGTGGCAGGCATCGGAATGCTTGAGAACATAGAAATCGGACGATACAACGGTAAGGAATACGTAAAACAGATTGTTCTGCCATCTTCGGAGATACTGTCTCTTCAGGGCAATGTATCTATGAAAGAAGGTAAACCATTCGTTCACCTTCATGTGAGCCTCGCGGAAGAAGACATGTCAGTAAAGGGGGGGCATCTTTTCAATGGTACTGTTTCAATGACCATCGAACTTGTAATGCTTGAATTTGATAATGAGTTCGTAAGAGTACCGGCGGGAGGAACATTCTGGAAGCTGGATATACCACGATAA
- a CDS encoding 6-bladed beta-propeller produces MCFNFVRLSLHQLKKQLKKFGNRRVWGRNMKFARTVILYLCALCISCSENQQSETLSSVPYDTLQIVDSIGVMYGDSNYIFGTISNVDRDQQGKIFVLDSIRNCILIFSPTGEFIHQIGRYGEGPGEFNDPLALEITGDGSICVVNRQWFRFNSEWEYLDAELLDNSRISQMESCGPDAIVGIVNILDMTNAGVSIDRRITMWSEFDPNQEIAVYYQADYIANVPNDIFTIDLYHYVKYTVIDSTIFVAPNPLTEPLLYSFDKDGTPRDTLLLPYSAVEKSSEDIAEEKVFIEGSLYSATSGERSIEWEPYPYRAMIGELGTDSLGRLWVQRGFEDIAVFDIIDPDSLEVVKTVIIPDIDGVINWKFHISEYGILGIPKYEYDYPIIYIIK; encoded by the coding sequence GTGTGCTTTAATTTTGTGAGATTAAGCTTGCATCAGTTAAAGAAACAACTTAAGAAATTTGGAAATAGAAGGGTCTGGGGTCGAAACATGAAATTTGCAAGAACCGTAATACTGTATCTCTGTGCCCTATGTATTTCATGCTCAGAGAATCAACAATCCGAAACGCTTTCATCAGTTCCTTATGACACTTTGCAAATAGTAGATTCAATTGGAGTTATGTATGGAGATAGCAATTACATATTCGGAACAATATCAAATGTTGATAGAGACCAGCAAGGCAAAATATTCGTTCTTGATAGCATTAGAAATTGTATCCTTATCTTCTCCCCAACAGGTGAGTTTATTCATCAGATAGGACGTTATGGAGAAGGACCAGGCGAGTTCAATGATCCGCTTGCACTTGAGATTACCGGTGATGGATCGATATGTGTTGTTAATAGACAATGGTTTCGCTTCAACAGTGAATGGGAGTATTTAGATGCGGAGTTGCTCGACAATTCTAGAATTTCGCAAATGGAATCATGCGGCCCTGATGCAATCGTTGGAATTGTAAATATACTGGACATGACAAATGCTGGCGTGTCTATCGACAGAAGAATAACAATGTGGAGTGAATTCGATCCAAATCAAGAAATCGCTGTTTACTATCAGGCAGACTATATTGCCAATGTTCCAAACGATATATTTACCATAGATCTTTATCATTATGTGAAATACACAGTTATTGATAGCACCATATTTGTAGCGCCGAATCCTCTAACAGAGCCATTGCTCTACTCCTTTGATAAAGACGGTACTCCTCGGGATACTCTGTTGCTTCCTTATTCAGCTGTTGAGAAATCTTCCGAAGATATTGCTGAAGAGAAAGTATTCATTGAAGGTTCTCTGTACTCCGCTACATCAGGTGAAAGATCAATCGAATGGGAGCCGTATCCATATAGAGCAATGATTGGTGAGCTTGGCACTGACAGCCTCGGCAGATTGTGGGTTCAGCGAGGATTTGAGGATATTGCTGTATTCGATATTATTGATCCCGACAGCCTGGAAGTCGTCAAAACGGTTATCATTCCAGATATTGATGGTGTAATAAACTGGAAATTCCACATATCGGAATACGGGATACTGGGGATTCCCAAGTACGAGTATGACTACCCGATAATCTATATTATCAAGTAA
- a CDS encoding T9SS type A sorting domain-containing protein, which produces MRKITVFTMFVIVFTVSAGEMLINWESTVADITVMESTLGEYFYLEGAVNTGVPGSPTLPVFPVSVLLPTAAKVDSVSIVSFDEIALHGYYDLKPVQHGVPISSPELFSVTPRNAQSYSETASNPLIIPVSQGNLMGYNILNMRISPIVWYPSSGRAVLTSSISMIIHYHYEDMMCTPEGRGAEGLRISEDIISSQVLNPEELSMSRISAVPADDLPWGEYLIVTRDSLVSVFEPLAQFKTMKGIPAAVVTMEYIESNYTGVDAAQKLRFFLRDIYTQSPPTYVLLGGDTPLVPHRNCYATAEGYEAFPAADIYYQDMNDLTVGSDQWDANNNGVWGELSGDVMDYHPDYIIGRASVENGTQANIFVNKVLAYEIPELADSEDTDPWFTSMGFTTGILWWVPFCPGSAGKEKVDTLYTPTEWQPVVKHYESNGTQSYSATMEMLNTGMNLINHAGHGSEGMLSIGDESLVSDDFMGLTNISAHGRVSIFNTIACLSGSFDTGTCLAEFWIRSPGGGGFCMMNTRYGWGEPSEPGDQWSELVDQEFFANLFTEDLYNLGVAHSMAWDEFVPLISTDTHYDWIAKSITLFGDPELPVWSQAPDGQLQITAPDTLSPGMNSVTVTVADNSGSVEDARVCFIQGEWDNSVMYAVDYTDAAGQITMNINATDDYDTVALTVWSRNHVLRTKEILVYGTGIADAGVPAIFPYFSGPSPNPASSSITFNWSATEGSATVSIFDAAGRIVKTVDTGSAEAGTLVWNCIDTDGKRVPSGIYFARFTATGTDPITRQMVVITDE; this is translated from the coding sequence ATGAGAAAAATAACCGTATTTACTATGTTTGTTATCGTTTTCACGGTATCTGCGGGTGAAATGCTTATTAACTGGGAAAGTACCGTAGCAGATATAACAGTCATGGAAAGCACTCTTGGTGAGTACTTCTATCTGGAAGGTGCTGTGAATACCGGGGTTCCGGGTAGTCCGACTCTTCCGGTGTTTCCGGTTTCAGTACTGCTGCCAACCGCCGCAAAGGTTGATTCCGTATCCATTGTGAGCTTTGATGAGATCGCACTACATGGATATTACGATCTCAAACCCGTTCAGCACGGTGTTCCAATTTCCAGTCCGGAACTCTTTTCGGTGACTCCCAGGAATGCTCAATCCTACAGTGAAACCGCAAGCAATCCTTTAATAATACCCGTATCGCAGGGTAATCTCATGGGATACAATATCCTGAACATGAGAATATCTCCGATAGTATGGTATCCATCTTCCGGCAGAGCTGTTCTGACCAGTTCCATCTCCATGATCATCCATTACCATTACGAAGATATGATGTGTACTCCGGAAGGCAGGGGAGCGGAAGGACTCAGGATATCTGAGGATATTATCAGCAGTCAGGTTCTGAATCCCGAAGAACTGAGTATGAGCCGAATATCTGCTGTACCGGCGGACGATCTTCCATGGGGGGAATACCTTATCGTTACGAGGGATTCGTTGGTTTCAGTATTTGAGCCCCTTGCGCAGTTTAAAACCATGAAAGGAATTCCGGCAGCTGTGGTAACCATGGAGTATATAGAATCGAATTACACCGGCGTTGACGCCGCACAGAAGCTCAGATTCTTTCTGAGAGATATATACACCCAATCACCCCCGACTTACGTTCTATTGGGCGGAGATACGCCCCTCGTACCACACAGGAACTGCTATGCGACCGCCGAAGGTTACGAAGCGTTTCCCGCGGCTGATATTTACTACCAGGACATGAACGACCTGACGGTTGGTTCGGACCAGTGGGATGCAAACAATAACGGCGTCTGGGGAGAGCTCAGCGGTGATGTAATGGATTATCATCCTGATTACATTATCGGAAGAGCTTCAGTTGAGAACGGTACGCAGGCCAATATTTTCGTAAACAAGGTTCTCGCCTACGAAATTCCCGAACTTGCTGACAGTGAAGACACAGACCCGTGGTTTACCTCCATGGGATTCACTACAGGTATACTCTGGTGGGTTCCTTTCTGTCCCGGAAGTGCAGGCAAAGAAAAAGTTGACACTCTCTACACACCCACAGAATGGCAACCTGTCGTCAAGCATTATGAGAGTAACGGCACCCAGAGCTACAGCGCTACGATGGAGATGCTCAATACGGGAATGAACCTTATCAATCATGCCGGGCACGGCAGTGAGGGAATGCTGTCGATAGGCGACGAAAGCCTTGTGAGCGACGATTTTATGGGACTCACCAATATCTCTGCACACGGCAGGGTATCAATATTCAATACAATAGCCTGTCTTTCCGGTTCCTTCGATACGGGTACCTGTCTCGCTGAATTCTGGATCAGATCACCCGGTGGCGGCGGTTTCTGCATGATGAATACAAGATACGGATGGGGAGAGCCCTCAGAACCCGGAGACCAATGGAGCGAACTGGTTGACCAGGAGTTCTTCGCCAATCTATTTACTGAAGACCTGTACAACCTTGGTGTCGCGCATTCAATGGCCTGGGACGAGTTCGTACCATTGATATCAACCGATACGCATTACGACTGGATAGCAAAATCTATTACCCTTTTCGGTGACCCTGAGTTACCTGTCTGGTCTCAAGCACCCGATGGACAGCTGCAGATTACCGCTCCGGATACACTGTCGCCGGGAATGAACAGCGTTACGGTTACGGTGGCGGATAACTCCGGTTCTGTGGAAGATGCCAGAGTATGTTTTATTCAGGGGGAATGGGATAACTCAGTGATGTACGCTGTAGATTACACCGATGCCGCAGGTCAGATCACAATGAATATAAATGCAACCGACGACTACGATACGGTGGCATTAACGGTATGGAGCAGAAATCACGTACTGAGAACAAAAGAGATACTTGTATATGGTACAGGGATTGCAGATGCTGGTGTACCTGCGATATTCCCTTATTTTTCAGGACCCTCTCCCAATCCGGCATCCAGTTCTATCACCTTTAACTGGAGCGCTACCGAAGGCTCAGCTACTGTGAGCATTTTCGATGCTGCGGGTAGAATCGTAAAAACGGTTGATACGGGTTCCGCGGAAGCGGGAACACTGGTTTGGAACTGTATTGACACTGATGGAAAGCGTGTACCTTCGGGAATATATTTCGCAAGGTTCACTGCCACGGGTACAGACCCGATAACAAGACAGATGGTTGTTATAACTGATGAATAA
- a CDS encoding metallophosphatase family protein — protein MKIAVLSDTHIPTRLGAIPGRVYEICVECDLILHSGDMVDKSVIIDLERFAPVKAVHGNMDPYDIFSKYPESLELEIEGKRICMTHGTGARFGIENRIFKRFKSRNPEIIIFGHSHVFCNDIKDGVLRLNPGAVSGSIGSRTMALLTLEKGKKPLVEKISF, from the coding sequence TTGAAAATAGCTGTTCTTTCAGATACTCATATACCCACAAGGCTGGGGGCAATCCCCGGCCGGGTGTATGAGATTTGTGTAGAATGTGATCTCATTCTGCATTCAGGAGACATGGTCGATAAAAGCGTAATTATTGACCTTGAAAGATTTGCGCCGGTAAAAGCTGTTCATGGCAACATGGACCCATACGATATCTTCAGTAAGTATCCTGAGAGTCTTGAACTGGAGATCGAAGGAAAAAGGATATGCATGACGCATGGGACAGGAGCAAGATTCGGAATAGAGAACAGGATCTTCAAAAGGTTCAAGTCCCGTAATCCGGAAATAATCATTTTTGGTCATTCACATGTATTCTGCAATGATATCAAAGATGGTGTACTTAGACTGAATCCCGGCGCAGTATCAGGATCAATTGGAAGCAGAACAATGGCACTTCTTACTCTTGAGAAAGGCAAAAAGCCATTAGTAGAAAAGATATCCTTCTGA
- a CDS encoding carboxypeptidase-like regulatory domain-containing protein encodes MRSFVFLFALTLSFISHAAETNQSTEPETGTIIGRVTVAHINELYGVEDAVANARVMVRGTLFGAMTDSLGYFAISNLPMGAYDLTAHVMDYSTFSPFSIQVLCNDTTDVGDVFVSPQWPNRGHYFIWPYFENTMEVEVELISDSILNHIGDLVQFYTVSTCLPSTRSGHTYRISLNDSSNSLHLRIPGFWELSINFDDARYTNGVYRIKLDYLLHQSSGFSSDSQSRQTPDVFHNSIPDEWLAEEYQADHEYIDITQWGNSDLINWGFIGHKVIFDELDNRSILLIYHHRAVLLRSNQEPKVIEFTYPVKVFRSSPNGRYVLAMESVGFLFQGGNAEFIDMITGNSTCFDPSPELQEPDRAVSLDMACYIAPFYFIGNCGRLVRVEDDRVHFYNEDFTLDSLILLDNLTLPRYCRNRERLTPDGDYLLQVGLYEDNKYVLIFMNSDGNHTKMIDLENRNERGELTALSMDGNCKYVLLFQYSPYSPGRTRLFNASTGQILKEWNERTVQAVFSPSGNLVCNHFELSETPYLSVLSTETLENVLIIPDAHPENYEDLSIFRAILGLSDNGYIFAELLSEQRNDIELRYALFDDMMNPIWLSSCFSYGNTPSFDYRRNHPTLSPDGTRLSYMDGRYLHLITFSNL; translated from the coding sequence TTGCGTAGTTTCGTTTTCCTTTTCGCTCTAACACTCTCTTTCATTTCTCATGCTGCTGAAACTAATCAAAGTACAGAGCCAGAAACTGGCACAATCATTGGGCGTGTTACAGTTGCCCATATAAACGAGTTATATGGTGTTGAAGATGCAGTAGCAAACGCAAGAGTAATGGTGCGAGGAACACTATTCGGTGCTATGACTGATTCATTGGGTTATTTCGCGATCAGTAATCTACCAATGGGGGCCTACGACTTGACCGCCCATGTAATGGATTATTCTACTTTCTCCCCTTTCAGTATACAAGTTTTATGCAACGACACTACTGATGTTGGTGATGTTTTTGTATCTCCACAATGGCCTAATCGTGGTCACTACTTTATATGGCCCTATTTTGAAAATACTATGGAAGTTGAAGTAGAACTCATCTCTGACAGTATCCTGAACCACATAGGGGACTTGGTTCAATTCTATACTGTATCTACTTGCCTACCAAGTACCAGATCTGGTCACACCTATAGAATCAGCCTGAACGATAGTAGCAATAGTCTTCATCTCAGAATTCCTGGATTCTGGGAGTTAAGTATAAACTTTGATGACGCTCGATATACTAACGGAGTATACCGGATTAAACTAGATTATCTGCTTCATCAATCAAGTGGATTTTCGTCCGATTCGCAATCACGCCAAACTCCGGATGTTTTTCATAATTCAATACCTGATGAATGGCTTGCAGAAGAGTATCAGGCAGATCATGAATACATAGATATAACGCAGTGGGGTAATAGCGATTTAATCAACTGGGGCTTTATAGGTCACAAGGTAATCTTCGATGAATTGGATAATCGAAGTATTCTTCTGATATACCATCATCGTGCAGTATTACTTCGAAGTAATCAAGAACCAAAGGTGATAGAATTCACATATCCAGTGAAAGTCTTTCGTTCTTCTCCTAATGGCAGATATGTTCTTGCAATGGAATCAGTTGGTTTCCTTTTTCAGGGCGGAAATGCTGAATTCATCGACATGATCACGGGAAACTCAACCTGTTTCGACCCGTCTCCCGAACTACAAGAGCCCGATAGAGCTGTAAGCCTTGATATGGCTTGCTATATAGCTCCATTCTACTTTATTGGAAATTGTGGAAGATTAGTAAGGGTTGAAGACGATAGAGTACATTTTTATAATGAAGATTTCACTCTTGATTCATTAATACTGTTAGACAATCTAACCCTCCCTCGCTATTGTAGAAATCGGGAGCGTTTGACGCCAGATGGTGATTATCTGCTGCAAGTCGGATTGTATGAAGATAACAAGTATGTATTGATATTTATGAATAGTGATGGAAACCATACAAAAATGATAGATCTCGAAAACCGGAATGAAAGGGGTGAGTTAACTGCACTCTCAATGGACGGCAATTGCAAATATGTTCTACTTTTCCAATACTCCCCCTACTCCCCTGGGAGAACACGCCTTTTCAATGCATCAACAGGTCAGATCCTGAAAGAATGGAATGAGAGAACCGTTCAAGCAGTTTTCTCCCCATCTGGTAATCTTGTATGCAATCATTTCGAATTGAGTGAAACACCATATTTGAGTGTTCTTTCCACTGAAACACTTGAAAATGTACTCATCATACCCGATGCTCATCCCGAAAATTATGAAGATCTCTCAATCTTTAGAGCCATACTAGGACTTTCAGACAATGGATATATTTTCGCAGAGTTACTCTCAGAACAGAGAAACGATATTGAACTCAGGTATGCTCTATTTGATGATATGATGAATCCTATTTGGTTGAGTTCCTGTTTCAGCTATGGTAACACACCGTCTTTCGACTATCGCAGGAATCATCCCACTCTATCCCCAGACGGAACCAGACTTTCTTATATGGATGGTAGATACCTTCACCTGATAACTTTTTCAAATCTGTAA
- a CDS encoding GNAT family N-acetyltransferase, with product MYGFTIVPFSVASSNQKQIDAWYALRSSLRKETLPDESVLTMEILLAHNRAMQELLESVEWCIWHGEDEVMVGLAGVHFSKEGSESDPAYFTIQIDQNYRRSGIGSTFLRKIVQTATERERKILRVQTNDRCLPGEKFIAPTGAETVHKGHFNILVLKDVEETLINSWLGLPMQGFNEVTIGNWEGLTPEHRIQEISDFYQVIYDAGKEQHGDSGYKFTPENVRKGENVSISMGKKVHAIYGADAESDRLLGLTKISWFSSRPSVVLQGYTAVLPDARGKGIGRRLKAEMLKKVIRDMPEVEYVKTGNADNNDAILKINAELGFIQQMATKTWQIETAALEEYLSVL from the coding sequence ATGTACGGGTTTACAATTGTTCCCTTCTCAGTCGCTTCCTCGAACCAGAAACAGATAGACGCCTGGTACGCTCTGCGGAGTAGCCTTCGCAAGGAAACGCTCCCTGACGAGTCTGTTTTAACCATGGAGATACTGCTTGCACATAACCGCGCCATGCAAGAGCTTCTGGAGTCTGTTGAATGGTGCATCTGGCATGGTGAAGATGAGGTCATGGTCGGGCTTGCTGGTGTCCATTTCTCAAAGGAGGGTTCAGAAAGCGACCCCGCCTATTTCACCATACAGATCGATCAAAACTACAGACGCAGTGGAATTGGCAGTACATTTCTGAGAAAAATAGTTCAAACTGCAACAGAACGGGAAAGGAAGATACTTCGCGTTCAAACAAATGACAGGTGTCTGCCCGGTGAGAAATTCATCGCTCCAACAGGGGCAGAAACTGTCCATAAGGGACACTTCAATATTCTTGTTCTAAAGGATGTGGAGGAAACCCTTATCAATTCATGGCTTGGGCTTCCGATGCAGGGATTCAATGAGGTCACCATTGGTAACTGGGAAGGATTAACTCCGGAACATCGGATCCAGGAGATATCTGACTTCTATCAGGTGATCTATGACGCAGGGAAAGAACAGCACGGGGATTCTGGTTATAAATTCACTCCGGAGAATGTTCGAAAAGGTGAAAATGTTTCGATTTCGATGGGTAAAAAAGTTCATGCAATTTACGGTGCTGATGCCGAAAGTGATCGTCTGCTTGGGCTTACGAAGATATCTTGGTTCTCTTCACGACCATCGGTTGTTTTACAGGGGTACACAGCTGTTCTTCCCGATGCCAGAGGAAAAGGAATAGGGAGACGGCTCAAGGCCGAAATGCTGAAGAAAGTGATTCGGGACATGCCCGAGGTTGAGTATGTGAAAACGGGAAACGCAGACAACAACGATGCCATACTGAAGATCAATGCTGAGCTGGGATTCATACAGCAAATGGCAACAAAAACCTGGCAGATAGAAACGGCTGCTTTAGAGGAGTATCTCAGTGTGCTTTAA
- a CDS encoding integration host factor subunit beta, whose protein sequence is MTKADIVSKIAARNNIGLNKKDVALVVDGFLEEIREALYSHDHVEIRRFGTFKVVDRKKRIARNPHTGDAVEVPRRKVPVFKPSRIVKNKVAK, encoded by the coding sequence ATGACAAAAGCTGACATCGTATCGAAGATTGCAGCACGTAATAATATCGGCCTCAATAAAAAGGATGTTGCTTTAGTGGTCGATGGATTTCTTGAAGAAATCAGAGAAGCTCTTTACAGTCATGATCACGTTGAGATCAGACGTTTTGGTACATTCAAGGTTGTAGACCGCAAGAAGCGTATTGCGAGAAATCCACACACAGGCGACGCTGTTGAAGTCCCAAGAAGGAAAGTACCTGTTTTCAAACCTTCACGAATTGTGAAAAACAAGGTCGCAAAATAG
- a CDS encoding AI-2E family transporter, whose product MTDDYSSRIFRMAIVLLGIVAAGTILKSVSGVFVPVTVAFFLMLLLQPVANRTASMTDKMLSRIIGQLGREHISEESKLAVIFSVIFVILLFVALSLGVYLLVRGQIALILSKSNEIMNNIVVPIKSWLVSSGIFGDSAAVTNYINGLAESAMSIAPNAAKPIISGVFTFVMILFLTTFLMMGRKKLEENLEKNLKLSNYKRIMKISEKIESNTRKFILVKLATSSITGICIGLGLMLFLNPQDALIWGSICFVMNFIPIYGSLIAGAGVVLYTMAVFEHGSFLDAWPVIIVVMAVNITVSNAIEPKLMQFKLPIGSVTVLLAVIAWAWLWGAWGMILAVPITIMLKVMLEEIHGKGWITALMET is encoded by the coding sequence ATGACAGACGATTATAGCAGCCGAATTTTCAGAATGGCTATTGTACTCCTTGGTATTGTTGCTGCCGGTACTATTCTTAAAAGTGTCTCAGGGGTATTTGTACCCGTGACAGTCGCATTCTTCCTTATGTTGCTTCTCCAGCCCGTGGCGAACAGAACGGCAAGTATGACAGACAAAATGCTGTCCCGGATAATCGGCCAATTAGGCAGGGAGCATATCAGTGAAGAGTCCAAACTCGCTGTGATATTCTCAGTTATTTTCGTAATACTGCTCTTCGTAGCCCTTTCACTTGGAGTATATCTGCTTGTAAGAGGGCAGATAGCTCTTATTCTCAGCAAGAGCAACGAGATCATGAACAATATCGTTGTGCCCATTAAGAGTTGGCTGGTTTCAAGCGGAATATTCGGTGATTCGGCGGCTGTAACCAACTACATAAACGGCCTTGCTGAATCTGCAATGAGCATAGCTCCAAATGCTGCAAAACCAATTATTTCCGGTGTATTTACTTTCGTAATGATACTCTTTCTCACTACCTTCCTTATGATGGGAAGAAAAAAGCTTGAAGAGAACCTTGAGAAGAATCTCAAATTATCCAACTACAAAAGGATAATGAAGATATCTGAAAAAATAGAATCCAATACACGTAAGTTCATATTAGTAAAACTTGCAACCAGTTCTATCACCGGTATATGTATCGGCCTTGGTCTTATGCTATTTCTCAATCCCCAGGACGCACTGATATGGGGATCAATATGTTTCGTTATGAACTTCATCCCGATTTACGGTTCGCTTATTGCAGGTGCGGGCGTTGTTCTTTATACGATGGCCGTTTTCGAACACGGCAGCTTTCTTGATGCATGGCCGGTAATAATCGTTGTTATGGCCGTTAACATCACAGTCTCAAATGCAATAGAGCCAAAACTGATGCAGTTCAAACTTCCAATAGGTTCGGTTACCGTTCTTCTGGCGGTTATTGCATGGGCCTGGCTATGGGGAGCGTGGGGTATGATACTCGCGGTGCCTATTACGATTATGTTGAAAGTAATGCTGGAGGAAATACACGGTAAAGGGTGGATTACAGCCTTAATGGAAACCTGA